From a region of the uncultured Draconibacterium sp. genome:
- a CDS encoding glycoside hydrolase family 20 zincin-like fold domain-containing protein produces the protein MNKLSRFLKQSPSILIVALLLALGCTNSKKKVSIYAEPDVPQLQFAVEEIKSQLFEKGIEFEISEEDKADIVLAILSEPGEIKAEGFQLLKNEDRIEVLGADAAGVMYGGLELAEQIDISGFDGVQEKTINPYMERRGTKFNIPLDVRTPSYTDVSDVAQKNIAEMWNFDFWKEYIDNLARYRYNYISLWNLHPFPSMVRVPGYEDVALDDVLRSTHQFDEHYNTNGWGFCSPEILANPDTLIKISMDEKIEFWKKVMAYGKSRNIDFYVVTWNIFVHGAKGKYGITDRAENPVTTDYFRKSVKQMFVTYPDLAGIGLTTGENMYDYSFEEKENWALETYGKGVLEAAAEMPDRKFTFIHRQHMAAADKISEVFKPLIDNENIEFIFSFKYAKAHVMSATEQPYHTEFVKDLEEHGGLKTIWTLRNDDNFYYRWGAPDFVREFIKNIPHNVSRGYYYGSDQWVWGREFTSKNPEIPRQIEIVKHWYHWMMWGRLGYDPNMTNDEFVAILQARYPGVDAWKLFTAWQEASMTYPTTTGFHWGSLDFMWYIEGCKGREQFTKTETEFHDVNCFIDVKPHQLAGFQYIPDYVKMTIAGESTDLKTPLEVAQMLHQSADNALSLLQDLNSGDNRELELTLRDIKTMSLLGKYYAHKIAGSTHLAMYRETKDKKFQTQSVAELEEALKFWKIYTETAMQEHINPIWTNRVGYVDWVKAIEWAKQDIEIAKSN, from the coding sequence ATGAATAAGCTAAGCAGATTTTTAAAACAATCACCGTCGATTTTAATAGTTGCATTGCTGCTTGCATTGGGCTGTACAAATTCAAAGAAGAAAGTAAGTATTTATGCTGAACCTGATGTGCCACAACTACAGTTTGCTGTGGAGGAAATTAAAAGTCAGCTTTTTGAAAAGGGAATTGAATTTGAAATTTCCGAAGAGGACAAGGCCGATATTGTTTTGGCTATTTTAAGCGAACCCGGAGAAATAAAAGCGGAAGGTTTTCAGCTTTTAAAAAATGAGGACAGGATTGAAGTTTTAGGTGCCGATGCAGCTGGTGTTATGTACGGTGGACTTGAACTGGCAGAGCAGATCGATATTAGTGGATTTGATGGAGTTCAAGAGAAGACCATCAATCCATACATGGAACGTCGGGGAACAAAATTCAATATTCCATTGGATGTGCGAACTCCCAGTTATACCGATGTTTCGGATGTTGCGCAAAAAAACATTGCCGAAATGTGGAACTTCGATTTCTGGAAGGAATACATCGACAATTTAGCACGTTACCGATACAATTATATCTCGCTGTGGAACCTCCATCCTTTTCCGTCAATGGTGCGGGTTCCCGGTTATGAAGACGTTGCTTTGGACGATGTGTTGCGTTCAACGCATCAGTTCGACGAACATTACAATACCAACGGCTGGGGTTTCTGTTCCCCTGAAATATTGGCCAATCCCGATACTTTAATTAAAATCTCCATGGATGAGAAAATCGAGTTTTGGAAAAAGGTAATGGCTTATGGCAAAAGCAGAAACATTGATTTTTATGTGGTTACCTGGAATATTTTTGTGCATGGTGCCAAAGGTAAATACGGGATAACCGATCGGGCGGAAAATCCGGTGACCACAGATTATTTCAGAAAAAGTGTGAAACAAATGTTTGTGACTTATCCTGATTTGGCAGGAATTGGTTTGACCACCGGTGAAAATATGTACGATTATTCGTTCGAAGAGAAAGAAAATTGGGCTTTGGAAACATACGGGAAAGGAGTGTTGGAGGCAGCAGCCGAAATGCCCGATCGGAAATTTACCTTTATCCATCGTCAGCACATGGCAGCTGCCGATAAGATATCGGAAGTGTTTAAACCACTTATCGACAATGAAAACATTGAATTTATTTTCAGTTTTAAATATGCCAAGGCGCATGTAATGAGTGCAACAGAGCAGCCGTATCACACCGAATTTGTAAAAGATTTGGAAGAACACGGTGGTTTAAAAACCATTTGGACTTTGCGAAACGATGATAATTTTTATTACCGCTGGGGAGCGCCCGATTTTGTACGCGAGTTCATTAAAAATATTCCGCACAATGTTTCGCGTGGATATTATTATGGCTCCGACCAGTGGGTTTGGGGGCGCGAATTTACCAGTAAAAACCCTGAAATCCCCCGCCAAATAGAAATTGTAAAACATTGGTACCACTGGATGATGTGGGGGCGTTTAGGTTACGATCCCAATATGACAAACGATGAGTTTGTGGCGATTTTGCAAGCCCGCTATCCCGGAGTAGATGCCTGGAAATTATTTACAGCCTGGCAGGAAGCTTCCATGACGTATCCTACTACTACTGGCTTTCACTGGGGGTCGCTCGATTTTATGTGGTATATCGAAGGTTGTAAGGGACGAGAGCAATTCACAAAAACCGAGACTGAATTTCATGATGTAAATTGTTTTATCGATGTTAAACCCCATCAACTTGCAGGGTTTCAATATATCCCCGATTATGTAAAGATGACTATTGCCGGGGAAAGTACAGACCTGAAAACTCCGCTTGAAGTGGCTCAAATGCTCCATCAAAGTGCTGATAATGCTTTATCGCTTTTGCAAGATCTGAATTCAGGCGATAATCGGGAGTTGGAACTAACTTTACGCGACATTAAAACAATGAGCTTACTTGGCAAATATTACGCTCATAAAATTGCAGGTTCAACACATTTGGCCATGTATCGCGAAACCAAAGACAAGAAGTTTCAAACCCAATCTGTAGCAGAACTGGAAGAAGCATTGAAATTTTGGAAAATTTATACCGAAACAGCCATGCAGGAACACATTAATCCAATTTGGACCAACCGTGTGGGTTACGTCGATTGGGTAAAAGCAATTGAGTGGGCAAAGCAGGATATTGAAATAGCAAAATCGAATTAA
- a CDS encoding right-handed parallel beta-helix repeat-containing protein, translating into MKKLRIISIQLALLFLLMFCLNACHQESSIHISPLGNDNNKGTANKPVASIERANLLVQEKMKQGEKDTIRVIFHEGTYRLNKGIVLDTDESGTEESPVIYQSKNGEKVIISGAIPITDFSSLSKDHFLYKKNPEIGTKIIEIDLTKTSLSTFNKIKLAGFDGSEKSGSYTLRELYFNGKSMPLSRWPNEGYVNYIRAVTDSSEAIARTGIVYNDEHISGWKQEPNILLHGYWTKLWDDAYEHVAKIDTTNQIIWLTPPYNKYYFSKNKPFAARNVISEIDEPGEWAYDDPNKKIYFYPPEDITKASLELSVCETPLLQINNASWITVKGIHFQNGAGNGMVINNSSHVNILDCEINGFARDGILMNDGQNNNIASCHIYDMGRGGIKVSGGNRETFERADFIIDNCHIHDLSRIDRTYTPGVVLSGVGSTLKHCKFHDIPSSAIRVGGNDHIIEYNEMFDVVTESDDQGAIDMYGDPTYRGNVFRYNYIHDTGPQGNHGVDAHVGRGGIRFDDAISGNFVYSNVFKNCSGGLLGAMQIHGGSDNLIWNNIFYQCHAGVSFTVMNQERWDRVTTRHIKAFEKNRFLYISRYPNLVNLSLEMENNAVIQNILIECDNTTLRMPELVTLEQNLVIDKNRKFPDLEANAYSIKDINVGADKIKFEPIPFEKIGLRNK; encoded by the coding sequence ATGAAAAAGTTAAGAATTATATCAATTCAATTGGCATTACTTTTCTTATTAATGTTTTGCTTAAATGCCTGCCATCAGGAGTCTTCAATACATATTTCTCCTTTGGGTAATGACAATAACAAGGGTACTGCAAACAAGCCAGTTGCAAGTATTGAAAGAGCTAATCTATTGGTTCAAGAGAAGATGAAACAAGGTGAGAAGGACACCATTCGGGTAATATTCCACGAAGGAACTTATCGCTTAAACAAAGGAATCGTATTGGATACTGATGAATCTGGAACAGAAGAATCACCAGTAATCTATCAAAGTAAAAATGGAGAAAAAGTTATCATTTCCGGCGCTATTCCAATTACAGATTTCAGCTCACTTTCCAAAGATCATTTTTTGTACAAGAAAAATCCTGAAATTGGAACTAAGATTATTGAGATTGATCTAACAAAAACCAGCTTGTCAACATTTAATAAGATTAAACTAGCAGGTTTTGATGGTAGTGAAAAATCGGGTTCTTACACCTTAAGAGAACTCTACTTTAACGGAAAGTCTATGCCACTTTCCAGGTGGCCAAATGAAGGCTATGTCAATTACATACGTGCAGTAACAGACTCATCGGAAGCAATAGCGAGAACAGGTATTGTTTATAACGATGAGCATATTTCCGGCTGGAAACAAGAACCAAATATATTACTACATGGTTACTGGACTAAATTGTGGGACGATGCCTACGAGCATGTTGCTAAAATTGATACAACTAATCAAATTATTTGGCTAACTCCACCGTACAACAAATATTACTTTTCCAAGAACAAACCTTTTGCCGCGCGCAATGTAATATCAGAAATTGACGAACCAGGAGAGTGGGCTTACGATGACCCAAATAAAAAAATCTATTTCTATCCTCCTGAAGATATCACAAAGGCATCCCTGGAACTTTCTGTTTGCGAAACGCCCCTGCTTCAAATTAATAATGCATCATGGATTACAGTTAAAGGAATTCATTTTCAGAATGGGGCCGGGAATGGCATGGTAATTAATAATAGCAGTCATGTAAATATCCTCGATTGTGAAATAAATGGATTCGCAAGAGATGGTATTTTAATGAATGATGGACAAAACAATAACATCGCTTCATGCCATATTTATGATATGGGGCGCGGTGGTATTAAAGTATCAGGAGGCAATAGAGAAACTTTTGAAAGGGCGGATTTTATTATTGATAATTGCCATATCCATGATTTATCGCGAATTGATCGCACCTATACTCCAGGAGTAGTCCTTAGTGGAGTCGGTTCTACTTTAAAGCATTGTAAGTTTCATGACATACCAAGCAGTGCCATTCGAGTAGGAGGAAACGACCACATCATTGAATACAATGAAATGTTTGATGTTGTTACGGAGTCTGATGATCAGGGTGCTATTGATATGTATGGCGATCCTACATACAGAGGCAATGTATTTCGTTACAATTACATTCATGATACAGGACCTCAAGGTAATCATGGGGTTGATGCTCATGTTGGCAGAGGAGGTATCCGATTTGATGATGCCATATCAGGAAATTTTGTTTACTCCAATGTATTCAAAAATTGCTCTGGTGGTTTGTTGGGAGCAATGCAAATACATGGAGGTAGTGACAACTTAATTTGGAACAATATATTTTATCAATGCCATGCTGGAGTCTCCTTTACTGTTATGAATCAAGAACGTTGGGACAGAGTGACTACCAGACATATTAAAGCCTTTGAGAAAAACAGATTCTTGTATATATCAAGGTATCCTAACTTGGTAAATTTATCTTTGGAGATGGAAAATAATGCCGTCATTCAGAACATCTTAATAGAGTGTGATAATACTACTTTGCGTATGCCGGAATTGGTAACTTTAGAACAAAATCTGGTAATTGACAAAAACAGGAAATTCCCCGATTTGGAAGCAAATGCATATTCCATTAAAGATATTAATGTTGGAGCAGATAAAATCAAGTTCGAACCCATTCCTTTTGAAAAAATTGGATTGAGAAATAAGTAG
- a CDS encoding sulfatase-like hydrolase/transferase, with amino-acid sequence MKHIQQIVFLFLAFTIPFETYANSQDKPNIIFLMTDDQRWDNMGCYGRSEFNTPNIDKLAEQGVIFDKAYYAVAICMPSRVTMMTGRYNSNHRVGFVAPDDYTLSQADFEKGYPALLKNAGYRTGFIGKVGFTVTAEATRPSTPKEHFYKKHMGEIFDFFAGTETHDRNGMVTWSEDNEALEAIFKEGRENSGRTLRTGEAMLRFLDTQPDDQPFCLSVSFYAVKHDNNKDIYMPHFEYYKDFNMSVPENWEEDNSDDLPKVVVENARGPRLHAQRSSTPELYQRLVRRFATQCYSVDEQVGLLVEKLKEKGMLENTIIIYTSDNGRFQGSHGLFDKCLLYEESVKAPLIVYDGRVPEHKRGYREDALISSVDMAPTILSLAGIEVPEGVQGRDFSGVLDKTQDMSQWRDAVFMEDLFLVDMFQERYKQNVDEINQKLIDENKSYRSHGIRTDRYKYFVYYEHDPKIEELYDLEHDPLEQNNLANSSAHSELLKKLRKQTEELYREAIR; translated from the coding sequence ATGAAACATATTCAACAAATAGTATTCTTGTTTTTGGCATTTACCATCCCATTTGAAACCTATGCCAACTCACAAGACAAACCCAACATCATTTTTTTAATGACCGACGACCAGCGTTGGGATAACATGGGCTGTTATGGTAGGTCCGAGTTCAACACTCCCAATATCGATAAATTGGCAGAGCAGGGTGTTATTTTCGACAAGGCATATTATGCCGTCGCAATATGTATGCCTAGTCGCGTAACCATGATGACGGGGCGTTACAATTCGAATCACCGTGTTGGATTTGTGGCTCCCGACGACTATACCTTGTCGCAAGCTGATTTTGAAAAGGGCTATCCCGCCTTATTAAAAAATGCAGGTTACCGTACTGGTTTTATCGGTAAAGTTGGCTTTACCGTTACCGCAGAAGCAACGAGACCAAGTACACCCAAAGAACATTTCTACAAAAAACACATGGGTGAAATCTTCGATTTTTTTGCAGGCACCGAAACCCATGATAGAAATGGCATGGTTACCTGGTCGGAAGATAATGAAGCTCTGGAAGCAATTTTTAAAGAGGGACGTGAAAATTCGGGACGAACTCTACGAACCGGTGAAGCCATGTTGCGCTTTTTAGATACGCAACCTGATGATCAACCGTTCTGCCTTTCAGTAAGTTTTTATGCGGTTAAGCACGACAATAACAAGGATATTTACATGCCTCATTTCGAGTACTACAAAGATTTTAATATGTCGGTGCCTGAAAATTGGGAGGAAGATAATTCGGATGATTTGCCTAAGGTAGTGGTTGAAAATGCAAGAGGACCACGTTTACATGCACAGCGTTCATCTACCCCAGAGCTTTACCAAAGACTGGTGCGCCGCTTTGCTACACAATGTTATAGTGTTGATGAGCAAGTTGGTTTATTGGTAGAAAAGCTGAAAGAGAAAGGAATGTTGGAAAATACCATCATTATCTACACCAGCGATAACGGGCGTTTTCAGGGCTCACACGGACTTTTTGATAAGTGTTTACTATACGAAGAATCGGTGAAAGCACCTCTGATTGTATACGATGGTCGTGTTCCCGAACATAAACGTGGGTATAGAGAAGATGCTTTAATCTCATCGGTTGATATGGCACCAACGATTCTCTCGCTGGCCGGAATTGAAGTACCAGAAGGTGTTCAGGGCAGAGATTTTAGTGGAGTTTTGGATAAAACGCAAGATATGAGCCAATGGCGCGATGCTGTTTTTATGGAGGACCTTTTTTTGGTGGATATGTTTCAAGAACGATACAAGCAAAATGTAGATGAAATTAACCAAAAGCTGATTGACGAAAACAAATCTTATCGCAGTCATGGCATACGAACCGATCGGTACAAATATTTTGTGTACTATGAGCACGATCCTAAAATTGAGGAATTATACGATTTGGAGCACGACCCATTAGAACAGAATAACTTAGCAAACAGTTCGGCGCATTCAGAGCTTTTAAAGAAGTTGCGTAAGCAGACTGAGGAACTGTATCGGGAGGCTATTCGATAA